From Ancylobacter pratisalsi, one genomic window encodes:
- a CDS encoding M3 family oligoendopeptidase produces MPFRFPAPAVRSIDVAAATGLGALPQWDLSDLYSGMDAPELKADLESASVECAAFEEAYKGTLAKVLAGEDAGGQMALIIARYEKIEDLLGRLYSYAGLVYSGDTTDPVRTKFYGDVQEKLTDASTHLLFFTLELNRLDDAQMEAALGVPAFGRYRPWIEDVRAEKPYQLEDRIEQLFHEKGVTSRGSWNRLFDETIAGLRFSVDGKSLPLEQTLNYLAETDEAKRRDGAEALAKVFGENLRLFTLVTNTLAKDKEISDRWRGFEDIADSRHLANRVERDVVDALVSSVHAAYPRLAHRYYKLKAKWFGKDKLEYWDRNAPLPKVESRPIAWDEARDTVLGAYSSFSPRMADIARNFFDKSWIDAGVRPGKATGAFAHPTVPSAHPYVLLNYMGKPRDVMTLAHELGHGVHQVLAAPNGALMAPTPLTLAETASVFGEMLTFQRLLAAAPDPQARKAMLASKVEDMINTVVRQIAFYTFERRIHTERKSGELTADRICKIWMEVQAESLGEGIHLGAGYETYWVYIGHFIHSPFYVYAYAFGDCLVNSLYAVYENAADGFAERYLAMLAAGGTRHHSELLKPFGLDARDPAFWQTGLNLIERMIEELEAMED; encoded by the coding sequence ATGCCCTTCCGTTTTCCCGCCCCCGCCGTCCGCTCAATCGACGTTGCCGCCGCCACGGGTCTTGGCGCCCTGCCTCAGTGGGATCTGTCCGATCTCTATTCCGGCATGGATGCGCCCGAACTGAAGGCTGACCTCGAAAGCGCCAGCGTGGAATGCGCGGCGTTCGAGGAAGCCTACAAGGGTACCCTCGCGAAGGTGCTGGCGGGCGAGGACGCGGGCGGGCAGATGGCCCTCATCATCGCGCGCTACGAGAAGATCGAGGATCTGCTGGGGCGCCTGTATTCCTATGCGGGCCTGGTCTATTCCGGCGACACCACCGACCCGGTGCGCACTAAGTTCTATGGCGACGTTCAGGAAAAGCTCACCGACGCCTCGACCCATCTGCTGTTCTTCACGCTGGAGCTGAACCGGCTCGACGACGCGCAGATGGAAGCCGCGCTCGGCGTTCCCGCCTTCGGCCGGTATCGCCCATGGATCGAGGATGTGCGGGCGGAAAAGCCCTACCAGCTGGAAGACCGGATCGAGCAGCTCTTCCATGAGAAGGGCGTCACCAGCCGCGGCTCGTGGAACCGGCTGTTCGACGAGACCATCGCCGGCCTGCGCTTCAGTGTCGATGGCAAGAGCCTGCCGCTGGAGCAGACCCTGAACTATCTGGCCGAAACCGATGAAGCCAAGCGCCGCGACGGCGCAGAGGCGCTGGCGAAGGTGTTCGGCGAAAATCTGCGCCTGTTCACCCTGGTCACCAACACGCTGGCCAAGGACAAGGAGATTTCCGACCGCTGGCGCGGCTTCGAGGACATCGCCGATTCACGCCATCTCGCCAATCGCGTGGAACGCGACGTGGTGGACGCGCTGGTCTCCTCGGTCCACGCCGCCTATCCGCGCCTTGCCCATCGCTACTACAAGCTGAAGGCGAAGTGGTTCGGCAAGGACAAGCTCGAATACTGGGACCGCAACGCGCCGCTGCCGAAGGTCGAAAGCCGGCCGATCGCCTGGGACGAGGCGCGCGACACCGTGCTGGGCGCCTATTCGAGCTTCTCCCCGCGCATGGCGGATATCGCCCGCAACTTCTTCGACAAGAGCTGGATCGACGCCGGCGTGCGCCCCGGCAAGGCCACCGGCGCCTTCGCGCACCCCACGGTGCCGTCCGCGCACCCCTATGTGCTGCTCAACTATATGGGCAAGCCGCGCGATGTGATGACGCTCGCCCATGAGCTCGGTCACGGCGTGCATCAGGTGCTCGCGGCGCCCAACGGGGCGCTGATGGCGCCGACTCCGCTGACGCTGGCCGAGACCGCGTCGGTGTTCGGTGAGATGCTGACCTTCCAGCGCCTGCTCGCCGCCGCGCCGGACCCGCAGGCGCGCAAGGCGATGCTGGCCTCGAAGGTCGAGGACATGATCAACACCGTGGTGCGCCAGATCGCGTTCTACACCTTCGAGCGGCGCATCCACACCGAGCGCAAGAGCGGCGAGCTGACCGCGGACCGCATCTGCAAGATCTGGATGGAAGTGCAGGCCGAAAGCCTGGGCGAGGGCATTCATCTCGGCGCCGGCTACGAGACCTACTGGGTCTATATCGGCCACTTCATTCATTCGCCCTTCTATGTCTATGCCTACGCCTTCGGCGACTGCCTGGTGAACTCGCTCTATGCTGTCTACGAGAACGCGGCGGACGGCTTTGCCGAGCGCTACCTCGCCATGCTGGCGGCGGGCGGCACCCGGCATCATTCCGAGCTGCTGAAGCCCTTCGGTCTCGACGCCCGCGACCCGGCCTTCTGGCAGACCGGCCTCAACCTCATCGAGCGCATGATCGAGGAACTGGAGGCGATGGAGGACTGA
- a CDS encoding putative bifunctional diguanylate cyclase/phosphodiesterase: protein MSRATRDALIVVVATIVAYIIAFYADLYEKLHVFLVLHEHWEADEILVTVILLGVASCGYALLRLRDLREEVSFRAAAEARAEHVAFHDLITGLPNRNFVQTQLERVVADNGAFTTVALIDINNFKRINDLVGNHGGDVFLATFARQLGAAAPGAFLARMGGDEFLVIATPPEAEAEALAQLLAATCCQPQMIDGYLIQTNTAIGFVTLRSAGTLAKALHQAELAMQEAKREARRTGLFAPRGYEPRLEEELARRLLIETELREAIADDRLVPYFQPLVRLGDGTTHGFEALARWPRPDGSFVPPDIFIGIAENAGLVTKLSDNLLRSACRVARAWPANLILYFNISPRQLTDRLLVSRILRILEEVDFPPNRLSVEITESAIIDDIAGALRILDQLRAADVRVALDDFGTGYSSFAQLARFPFNTIKIDRHFTASILENEKQTKIVRSLLRLSSALEVSMLAEGIETVEQCARLRAMGCYLGQGYLLGRPMPAEAVPGFLEQASARWRQLFHAD, encoded by the coding sequence ATGTCGAGGGCCACTAGAGATGCGTTGATCGTCGTCGTAGCTACAATTGTGGCCTACATCATTGCGTTCTATGCGGACCTGTACGAAAAACTTCATGTCTTTCTCGTCTTGCACGAGCACTGGGAGGCGGACGAAATTCTGGTGACGGTGATCCTGCTGGGGGTCGCCAGTTGTGGTTACGCGTTGCTGCGACTTCGCGATCTGCGCGAAGAAGTGAGTTTCCGAGCCGCGGCCGAGGCGCGTGCCGAGCATGTCGCCTTTCATGACCTGATCACCGGGCTGCCCAACCGTAACTTCGTGCAGACGCAGCTGGAGCGCGTTGTCGCGGACAACGGCGCCTTCACCACGGTCGCTCTCATCGACATCAACAATTTCAAGCGGATCAACGACCTTGTCGGCAATCACGGCGGGGACGTGTTCCTGGCGACATTCGCCCGGCAACTGGGCGCCGCCGCGCCCGGCGCCTTCCTCGCCCGCATGGGCGGCGACGAATTCCTCGTGATTGCCACCCCGCCCGAGGCGGAAGCGGAAGCGCTGGCACAGCTCCTGGCGGCAACCTGCTGCCAGCCGCAGATGATCGACGGCTATCTTATCCAGACCAACACCGCCATTGGCTTCGTCACGCTGCGGTCCGCCGGGACGCTGGCCAAGGCCCTGCACCAGGCGGAGCTCGCAATGCAGGAAGCCAAGCGGGAGGCCCGGCGGACCGGCCTGTTCGCGCCACGCGGCTATGAACCCCGCCTTGAGGAGGAGCTGGCGAGGCGCCTGCTTATCGAAACCGAGCTGCGCGAGGCGATCGCCGACGACCGGCTGGTCCCCTATTTCCAGCCTCTGGTGCGGCTCGGCGACGGCACGACCCACGGCTTCGAGGCGCTCGCCCGCTGGCCGCGCCCGGATGGCAGCTTCGTGCCGCCGGACATCTTCATCGGCATCGCCGAGAATGCCGGCCTCGTCACCAAACTCTCGGACAATCTGCTTCGCAGCGCCTGCCGGGTCGCGCGCGCCTGGCCCGCCAACCTGATCCTCTACTTCAATATCTCGCCCCGGCAGCTGACCGACCGCCTGCTGGTCAGCCGGATCCTGCGGATCCTGGAGGAGGTCGATTTCCCGCCCAACCGGCTGTCGGTGGAGATCACCGAGTCGGCGATCATCGACGACATCGCCGGCGCGCTGCGCATCCTTGACCAGCTCCGCGCGGCGGACGTGCGCGTCGCGCTCGACGATTTCGGAACCGGCTATTCCAGCTTCGCCCAGCTCGCCCGGTTCCCCTTCAACACGATCAAGATCGACCGCCATTTCACCGCGAGCATCCTGGAGAACGAGAAGCAGACCAAGATCGTGCGCTCGTTGCTCCGGCTCAGCAGCGCGCTCGAGGTTTCGATGCTGGCCGAGGGAATAGAGACCGTCGAGCAATGCGCGCGGCTTCGCGCGATGGGCTGCTATCTGGGCCAGGGCTACCTGCTCGGCCGCCCGATGCCGGCCGAGGCCGTTCCCGGCTTCCTAGAGCAGGCCAGCGCGCGGTGGCGACAGCTGTTCCACGCCGACTGA
- the cpdR gene encoding cell cycle two-component system response regulator CpdR, protein MLKILLAEDDNDMRRFLVSALQKAGYEVVSFDNGRSAYDRLREEPFELLLTDIVMPEMDGIELARKATELDPDIKVMFITGFAAVALNADNQAPKDAKVLSKPFHLRDLVNEVGKMLAA, encoded by the coding sequence ATGCTGAAGATCCTGCTCGCCGAAGACGACAACGACATGCGGCGATTCCTTGTGAGCGCGCTGCAGAAGGCGGGCTATGAAGTCGTCTCGTTCGACAATGGCCGCTCGGCCTATGACAGGCTGCGCGAGGAACCGTTCGAGCTGCTGCTGACCGATATCGTCATGCCGGAAATGGACGGCATCGAGCTGGCCCGCAAGGCGACCGAGCTTGATCCGGATATCAAGGTGATGTTCATCACCGGCTTCGCGGCCGTGGCGCTGAACGCTGACAATCAGGCCCCGAAGGACGCCAAGGTCCTGTCGAAGCCCTTCCACCTGCGCGATCTCGTCAACGAGGTCGGCAAGATGCTGGCGGCCTGA
- a CDS encoding N-formylglutamate amidohydrolase, protein MAVIADTIDPAFDLIEPSRLAAPFLFNSPHSGVVYPRAFVEQARLPLHTLRRSEDTLVDALFRDVTAHGMAFMRALFPRCYLDLNREPYELDPRMFEGRLPAFANTRSMRVSGGLGTIARIVGEAQEIYARRIPVDEAILRIETLYKPYHRALRQRMVQMQRSFGVAVLVDCHSMPSGCPRDERSRVDIVIGDRYGTSCAPALSDIMETELRRRGYSVVRNKPYAGGFITEHYGNPASGMHAVQIEINRALYMDEPTYQASERFEGLRQDLLEVAKTLSQIAHIELTPARTAAE, encoded by the coding sequence ATGGCCGTGATAGCGGATACGATCGATCCTGCGTTCGACCTGATCGAACCGTCGAGGCTCGCTGCCCCCTTCCTGTTCAATTCGCCCCATAGCGGCGTGGTCTATCCCCGCGCCTTCGTCGAACAAGCGCGACTTCCGCTGCACACGCTGCGGCGTTCCGAGGACACGCTGGTTGACGCGCTGTTCCGCGATGTGACCGCGCACGGCATGGCGTTCATGCGCGCGCTTTTTCCGCGCTGCTATCTCGACCTCAACCGCGAGCCCTACGAACTCGACCCGCGCATGTTCGAGGGCCGGCTGCCCGCCTTCGCCAACACGCGCTCGATGCGGGTCTCGGGCGGGCTCGGCACCATCGCGCGCATTGTCGGCGAGGCGCAGGAGATCTATGCGCGGCGGATCCCCGTCGATGAGGCGATCCTGCGGATCGAGACGCTTTACAAGCCCTATCACCGCGCGCTGCGCCAACGCATGGTGCAGATGCAGCGCAGCTTCGGCGTCGCGGTGCTTGTGGACTGCCATTCCATGCCCTCCGGCTGCCCGCGCGACGAGCGTTCGCGCGTCGACATCGTGATCGGCGACCGTTACGGCACGAGCTGCGCCCCGGCGCTGTCCGACATCATGGAAACCGAGCTGCGCCGGCGCGGCTATTCGGTGGTGCGCAACAAGCCCTATGCCGGCGGATTCATCACCGAGCACTACGGCAATCCCGCCTCCGGCATGCATGCGGTGCAGATCGAAATCAACCGCGCGCTCTATATGGACGAGCCCACCTATCAGGCCTCGGAACGCTTCGAAGGGCTGCGCCAGGATCTGCTGGAAGTGGCAAAAACGCTCTCGCAGATCGCCCATATCGAGCTGACACCGGCACGCACGGCTGCGGAATAG
- the hisN gene encoding histidinol-phosphatase, whose translation MSAVDFESFVHELANVSGQAILPFFRTALGVEDKSRGQAFDPVTAADRAAEQAMRTLIRRNFPSHGVRGEEFPDDTPDADFVWILDPIDGTKSFIAGLPAWGTLIGLCREGQPCYGMMHQPFIRERFYGDGATARYRGPAGERRLSVRACESLETALMLTTSPLLMNEDDRARYVEVEKRVRLPRYGGDCYAYCMVAAGHVDLVVETNLKPYDILPLVPIIEGAGGIVTAWDGDSDLSSGRVVVAGDRRVHEAALKVLAG comes from the coding sequence ATGAGTGCGGTGGATTTCGAGAGCTTCGTGCACGAGCTCGCCAATGTCTCGGGCCAGGCCATCCTGCCCTTCTTCCGCACCGCGCTCGGCGTGGAAGACAAGAGCCGGGGCCAGGCCTTCGATCCCGTCACCGCCGCCGACCGCGCCGCCGAGCAGGCGATGCGTACGCTGATCCGCCGCAACTTTCCCTCCCATGGCGTGCGCGGCGAGGAATTTCCCGACGACACCCCGGACGCGGACTTCGTGTGGATCCTCGACCCGATCGACGGCACCAAGTCCTTCATCGCGGGGCTGCCGGCCTGGGGCACGCTGATCGGCCTGTGCCGCGAGGGGCAGCCTTGCTACGGCATGATGCACCAGCCCTTCATCCGCGAGCGCTTCTATGGTGACGGTGCGACCGCGCGCTATCGCGGCCCGGCCGGCGAGCGGCGGCTTTCGGTGCGCGCGTGCGAATCGCTGGAAACCGCGCTGATGCTCACCACCAGCCCGTTGCTGATGAACGAGGATGATCGCGCGCGCTATGTCGAGGTGGAGAAGCGCGTGCGCCTGCCACGCTATGGCGGCGACTGCTACGCCTATTGCATGGTCGCCGCCGGCCATGTCGACCTCGTCGTCGAGACCAACCTCAAGCCCTACGACATTCTGCCGCTGGTTCCGATCATCGAAGGTGCCGGCGGCATCGTGACCGCCTGGGACGGCGATAGCGACCTGTCATCGGGCCGGGTCGTGGTGGCCGGCGACCGGCGCGTGCACGAGGCCGCGCTGAAGGTTCTCGCGGGCTGA
- a CDS encoding alpha/beta fold hydrolase produces the protein MLLYATKDNPVPEGAVCGSVTTQDGVQLRFARWRPEGATRGTVCVFPGRTEKIEKYFETVRDLIRRRFAVAVLDWRGQGGSQRLLKNPMKGHVRDFDEYQVDIQAFMREIVLPDCPPPYFALAHSMGAAILLDAARHGRRWFDRMVLVAPMLDLSLLKHDVAARRMARLCAGVGLSNLYVPRGRKVRLDEVHFDGNRLTSDKARFARNLTITMEQPQLDVGPPTIGWVRAAFDLMDRLTDPATARQIRQPLLMAAAGADSIVSTPAIEHLGTRLIAGAHVVIPGARHELLQERDIYREPLFAAFDAFIPGSAN, from the coding sequence ATGTTGCTCTATGCCACCAAGGATAATCCCGTGCCCGAGGGTGCGGTGTGCGGCAGTGTGACGACGCAGGACGGCGTGCAGCTGCGCTTTGCGCGCTGGCGTCCGGAAGGGGCGACACGGGGCACGGTGTGCGTGTTTCCCGGCCGCACCGAGAAGATCGAGAAGTATTTCGAGACCGTGCGCGACCTGATCCGTCGGCGCTTCGCCGTGGCGGTGCTGGACTGGCGCGGGCAGGGCGGCTCGCAGCGCCTGCTCAAGAACCCGATGAAGGGCCATGTCCGCGATTTCGACGAGTATCAGGTCGACATTCAGGCCTTCATGCGCGAGATCGTGCTGCCGGACTGCCCGCCGCCCTATTTCGCGCTCGCCCATTCCATGGGCGCCGCCATCCTGCTGGACGCCGCCCGGCATGGCCGGCGCTGGTTCGACCGCATGGTGCTGGTCGCGCCGATGCTGGATCTCTCGCTGCTCAAGCACGACGTCGCCGCGCGCCGCATGGCGCGGCTGTGCGCGGGGGTGGGGCTGTCGAACCTCTACGTGCCGCGCGGGCGCAAGGTGCGGCTCGACGAGGTCCATTTCGACGGCAACCGGCTTACCTCCGACAAGGCCCGCTTTGCCCGGAACCTGACCATCACCATGGAGCAGCCCCAGCTCGATGTCGGCCCGCCGACCATCGGCTGGGTTCGGGCCGCCTTCGACCTGATGGACAGGCTGACCGATCCGGCAACCGCGCGGCAGATCCGCCAGCCGCTGCTGATGGCGGCGGCCGGGGCGGACAGCATCGTCTCGACGCCGGCCATCGAGCATCTGGGCACCCGGCTGATCGCCGGGGCGCATGTGGTGATTCCCGGCGCACGCCACGAGCTGCTGCAGGAGCGCGACATCTACCGCGAGCCGCTGTTCGCGGCCTTCGACGCCTTCATCCCCGGCAGCGCGAACTGA
- a CDS encoding Hsp20 family protein, translated as MRTFDFTPLHRSTVGFDRLFSMLDQVGNVDSGTTYPPYNIERTGENAYRITVAVAGFTDQDLDIEVRENTLSIRGDRKIDGSGKPGEVLYQGIAARAFERRFQLADHVEVRGATLQNGLLHVDLVREIPEAMKPRSIPISVNGAASRAIEAKTNETKAAA; from the coding sequence ATGCGTACGTTTGATTTTACCCCCCTTCACCGTTCAACGGTCGGGTTCGATCGTCTTTTCTCGATGCTCGATCAGGTCGGCAACGTCGATTCCGGCACCACCTACCCGCCCTATAACATTGAGCGGACAGGTGAAAACGCTTATCGCATCACGGTAGCCGTGGCCGGTTTCACGGATCAGGATCTCGATATCGAGGTACGGGAGAATACGCTCTCGATCCGTGGCGATCGCAAGATCGACGGCTCCGGCAAGCCCGGCGAGGTGCTCTATCAGGGAATCGCCGCGCGCGCCTTCGAGCGCCGCTTCCAGCTCGCCGACCATGTCGAGGTTCGCGGCGCGACGCTGCAGAACGGCCTGCTGCATGTGGATCTCGTCCGCGAGATTCCCGAGGCGATGAAGCCGCGCAGCATTCCGATCTCGGTCAATGGCGCCGCTTCGCGCGCCATCGAGGCGAAGACGAACGAGACCAAGGCCGCGGCCTGA